One window of the Corticium candelabrum chromosome 7, ooCorCand1.1, whole genome shotgun sequence genome contains the following:
- the LOC134182686 gene encoding uncharacterized protein LOC134182686, whose product MLTVFDYAGQNVFYVTHHLFMSKAGFMYVVFDACQPMDGKTPSQFRSEDGQIVHIPLFDGETNFDRLKEWVSGVHIMEGDQSRRIMIFEKVGIRSPVMFLVGTHVDKLKEQPRMMEKQDAFIRKKLEGTELAENIIWASKDMMCFYVDNTVTDPDSGVVDPQVTLLRQKTEKVAHKVAQHHRLPISWLNMNRM is encoded by the coding sequence atgCTTACTGTGTTTGACTATGCTGGTCAGAATGTGTTCTATGTCACACATcatttgtttatgtcaaaGGCTGGTTTTATGTACGTTGTGTTTGATGCTTGTCAGCCAATGGATGGCAAGACTCCATCTCAGTTTCGTTCAGAAGATGGACAAATTGTCCACATTCCTTTGTTTGACGGCGAAACAAATTTTGATCGACTGAAAGAGTGGGTATCAGGTGTTCATATCATGGAAGGTGATCAGTCACGTCGTATCATGATATTTGAGAAAGTAGGAATCAGATCACCTGTCATGTTTCTAGTAGGAACACATGTTGATAAGTTAAAGGAGCAGCCAAGGATGATGGAGAAACAGGATGCATTTATAAGGAAGAAACTGGAGGGCACAGAGTTGGCAGAGAACATCATATGGGCATCTAAAGATATGATGTGCTTCTATGTGGataacacagtgacagacCCAGACAGTGGTGTTGTAGATCCACAGGTGACTCTGCTTCGTCAGAAAACAGAGAAGGTGGCTCACAAGGTGGCCCAACATCACAGATTGCCTATCAGCTGGCTCAATATGAACAGAATGTAA